The proteins below are encoded in one region of Sporosarcina sp. FSL K6-1508:
- the acpS gene encoding holo-ACP synthase, whose protein sequence is MIAGIGLDIVELDRIAKLDGRSPRFRMRILTEKELEIYESHTSNRRIEFLAGRFAGKEAFAKALGTGIGTRCNFADIGILPEPSGKPTVFFKGESINGFISITHTQTVAAAQVILLA, encoded by the coding sequence TTGATTGCAGGAATTGGGCTTGATATCGTCGAATTGGATAGAATCGCTAAGTTGGATGGCAGGAGTCCGAGATTCCGGATGCGCATTTTAACAGAGAAGGAGTTGGAGATTTACGAATCGCATACAAGTAACCGCCGAATAGAATTCCTCGCGGGGCGATTTGCAGGGAAAGAAGCATTCGCCAAGGCGTTAGGAACAGGGATTGGAACTCGGTGTAACTTCGCGGACATCGGCATATTACCTGAGCCGAGCGGGAAGCCGACTGTATTTTTTAAAGGCGAATCAATTAATGGTTTCATTTCGATTACCCATACGCAAACCGTCGCAGCAGCTCAAGTAATCCTTCTTGCATAA
- a CDS encoding DEAD/DEAH box helicase — MTNFSELNISESTQRALAKMGFEEATPIQEGTVRFGMEGRDVIGQAQTGTGKTAAFGIPIIEKIDTRNPAVQALVIAPTRELAIQVSEEIYKIGADKRARILSVYGGQEIGRQIRALRNNPQIIVGTPGRILDHIKRKTLKLDGVQTLVLDEADEMLNMGFIEDINTILASVPSERQTLLFSATMPGPIRKIAETFMKNPEMVKIKSKEMTVENIEQFFVKSQEREKFDILSRLLNVQQPELAIIFGRTKRRVDELSHALSIRGYIAEGIHGDLTQAKRMSVLRQFKEGKVDILVATDVAARGLDISGVTHVYNFDIPQDPESYVHRIGRTGRAGKSGVAITFVTPREMGYLRIVEETTKKQMTALNPPSSDEAILGQQRVAVEQLTEIVNKNELSDYTHLATELLEKYEAKDLVAAAIRSLTREPNDTPVSISEERPLPARGNSRGGGGGYKGNRSGGRPSGGGRGYGGGARRSGGSGGNAPSGSRDGSRRDSGRSRNTKSDR; from the coding sequence TTGACTAATTTTTCAGAATTAAATATCAGTGAATCAACACAACGCGCGCTAGCTAAAATGGGGTTTGAAGAAGCAACGCCAATCCAAGAAGGTACTGTCCGTTTTGGTATGGAAGGTCGCGACGTTATCGGTCAAGCTCAAACTGGTACTGGTAAAACAGCTGCATTCGGTATTCCTATCATTGAAAAAATCGATACAAGAAACCCTGCAGTACAGGCACTTGTAATTGCGCCAACACGTGAATTGGCTATTCAAGTTTCTGAAGAAATCTACAAAATCGGTGCTGACAAACGTGCACGCATCCTTTCAGTTTACGGCGGTCAAGAAATCGGACGTCAGATCCGCGCATTGCGCAATAACCCGCAAATCATCGTTGGAACGCCAGGGCGTATTCTTGATCACATCAAACGTAAAACATTGAAACTTGATGGCGTACAAACACTTGTACTTGATGAAGCAGACGAAATGTTGAACATGGGCTTCATCGAAGATATCAACACGATTCTTGCTAGTGTGCCATCTGAGCGCCAAACACTCCTATTCTCGGCTACAATGCCTGGACCTATCCGTAAAATTGCGGAAACGTTCATGAAAAATCCGGAAATGGTTAAAATTAAGTCAAAAGAAATGACTGTCGAAAATATCGAACAGTTCTTTGTTAAATCACAAGAACGCGAAAAATTCGATATTCTTTCTCGTTTGTTGAACGTTCAACAACCAGAGCTTGCAATCATCTTTGGCCGGACGAAACGCCGTGTTGATGAACTATCTCATGCACTAAGTATCCGCGGGTACATCGCTGAAGGAATCCACGGCGATTTGACTCAAGCGAAGCGTATGTCGGTTCTTCGTCAGTTTAAAGAAGGTAAAGTTGACATCCTAGTTGCAACTGACGTTGCGGCACGCGGACTCGATATTTCAGGCGTAACGCATGTTTACAACTTCGATATTCCACAAGATCCTGAAAGCTATGTTCACCGTATTGGTCGTACAGGGCGAGCAGGTAAAAGTGGAGTGGCAATTACATTTGTAACACCACGTGAAATGGGTTACCTTCGTATTGTTGAAGAAACAACTAAAAAGCAAATGACTGCTTTGAATCCACCATCATCTGACGAAGCGATCCTTGGTCAGCAACGTGTGGCTGTTGAACAACTTACGGAAATCGTAAACAAAAACGAATTGAGTGATTACACGCATCTTGCAACTGAATTGCTTGAGAAGTATGAAGCAAAAGACCTTGTTGCAGCGGCAATCAGATCATTAACACGTGAACCGAATGATACACCTGTATCGATTTCGGAAGAGCGTCCATTACCAGCACGTGGAAATTCACGCGGCGGTGGCGGTGGTTATAAAGGCAACCGCAGTGGCGGTCGTCCGTCAGGCGGCGGTCGCGGTTATGGCGGCGGAGCTCGTCGTAGCGGCGGAAGCGGCGGTAACGCTCCAAGCGGCAGCCGTGACGGATCAAGAAGAGACAGCGGTCGTTCACGCAACACTAAATCAGATCGTTAA
- a CDS encoding rhomboid family intramembrane serine protease, with protein MFSRTESFSQYIRLYPVVTFFLALNILIYVVTLIPIIGTQVFNAGVGINFLISEGEWWRLLTPMFLHGGIMHLLFNMFSLFIFGPELEKIAGKARFLTIYMLSGIFANIATFFLQGPAYASVGASGAIFGILGAFGALVYYTKHILPQLRQIIVPIIVISIIMTYIQPGINTTAHIAGLVVGFLIGLSYFHPKRIVSWKGKKRR; from the coding sequence ATGTTTAGCCGTACAGAAAGCTTCTCGCAATATATCCGCCTATATCCGGTGGTGACGTTCTTCCTTGCTTTGAATATCCTTATTTATGTGGTGACTCTTATCCCGATTATTGGGACCCAAGTATTTAACGCTGGCGTTGGCATCAACTTTCTCATTTCCGAAGGAGAATGGTGGAGACTCCTTACACCGATGTTCCTTCACGGCGGTATTATGCACCTGCTGTTTAATATGTTTTCTCTTTTCATTTTCGGGCCTGAACTCGAGAAAATCGCAGGCAAAGCACGCTTCCTGACAATTTATATGCTCTCAGGTATTTTCGCTAATATAGCAACATTTTTCTTACAGGGTCCTGCGTATGCAAGTGTCGGTGCAAGTGGTGCAATTTTCGGGATTCTCGGAGCATTTGGAGCTCTTGTCTATTATACAAAGCATATCCTGCCGCAACTAAGACAGATTATTGTACCAATTATTGTAATCAGCATTATTATGACCTATATCCAGCCCGGAATTAACACAACCGCCCACATTGCAGGGTTAGTCGTCGGATTTTTAATCGGACTCAGCTATTTTCATCCGAAACGGATTGTCAGTTGGAAAGGTAAGAAAAGAAGATAA
- the alr gene encoding alanine racemase, translated as MENPVHYRPTQVIVELEAIRTNVRNLKAYLGSETSIIAVVKADGYGHGDVEVAHSAFEAGAEMVSVATPDEAVRLRVAGISGDILVMGPSPLMFAEKAAELGITITVSSAEWLQSALDISESFKRPLKVHVKVDSGMGRIGLRDVDALRSLASVIERSNQVLLDGIFTHFACADEENPVSTEEQFKMFMKLVQTLPEKPRLVHASNSAATLLYPEYALDAVRFGIGLYGIAPSEYVGGKLPFRLERSFVLESELAYVKLLEAGNRISYGGTYETSEAEWIGTIPIGYADGLRRGLRGQEVLIGGERMPIIGTICMDQCMVKLPRELLVGEKVVLIGRQGGEEITMEEWARRLGTIPYEIAVSIAKRVPRIYTGKDGQNI; from the coding sequence ATGGAAAACCCTGTTCATTACCGCCCGACGCAAGTGATCGTCGAACTGGAAGCGATTCGGACTAATGTTCGGAATCTAAAAGCGTATTTGGGAAGCGAAACTTCAATTATTGCAGTCGTGAAAGCGGATGGCTACGGTCACGGTGATGTGGAAGTTGCTCACTCCGCTTTCGAGGCTGGTGCAGAAATGGTCTCAGTAGCAACACCTGACGAGGCGGTACGACTCCGAGTGGCGGGTATTAGCGGGGACATCCTCGTCATGGGGCCGTCTCCGCTTATGTTTGCTGAAAAAGCAGCTGAATTGGGGATTACGATTACCGTTTCAAGTGCTGAGTGGTTGCAGTCAGCATTGGATATCAGTGAAAGTTTTAAGCGACCGTTGAAAGTCCATGTAAAAGTTGACAGTGGAATGGGTAGAATCGGATTAAGGGATGTGGATGCACTCCGGTCTCTCGCTTCGGTCATTGAACGTTCTAACCAAGTACTTTTGGATGGAATTTTCACACATTTTGCTTGTGCAGATGAAGAAAACCCCGTGAGTACAGAAGAACAATTTAAAATGTTCATGAAGCTAGTACAGACATTGCCTGAAAAACCAAGGCTTGTTCATGCGTCAAATAGCGCAGCAACCCTCCTCTATCCCGAATATGCGCTTGACGCAGTCCGTTTCGGAATCGGACTCTACGGTATCGCGCCTTCGGAATATGTAGGAGGGAAATTGCCGTTTCGCCTTGAAAGATCGTTCGTGCTGGAAAGTGAGCTCGCTTATGTGAAGTTGCTGGAGGCAGGTAATCGAATTAGCTACGGAGGCACCTACGAAACTTCGGAAGCGGAGTGGATTGGTACAATCCCAATTGGTTATGCTGATGGTCTGCGACGCGGTCTGCGCGGACAGGAAGTACTCATCGGCGGCGAACGGATGCCTATCATTGGAACAATCTGCATGGACCAGTGCATGGTGAAGCTTCCGCGGGAATTGCTGGTTGGTGAAAAAGTAGTGCTAATAGGCCGTCAAGGTGGGGAAGAAATTACGATGGAAGAGTGGGCGAGACGACTCGGCACAATTCCATATGAAATTGCCGTGTCCATTGCGAAGCGAGTACCGAGAATATACACAGGGAAAGATGGACAGAATATATAA
- a CDS encoding PH domain-containing protein, with product MREQPVNRISEKGLKVWRLYGIIQTAFLLLVAIGAGVLTYIFKGPWWIYAVAATVVILYAYFFIYLFPKVRWRRWRYEVRESEIELQHGIFIVKRTLIPMVRVQHVDTAQGPILRKYDLAEITVSTAATNHTIPALVMEEADELRSRISALARVAEEDV from the coding sequence ATGAGAGAGCAACCGGTGAACCGGATTTCGGAAAAAGGGTTAAAAGTTTGGAGATTATACGGGATTATACAAACAGCATTCTTATTACTCGTAGCAATTGGGGCGGGTGTATTGACTTACATATTTAAAGGTCCGTGGTGGATATATGCAGTGGCTGCAACGGTCGTCATTCTATATGCGTACTTTTTTATTTATTTATTCCCTAAAGTAAGATGGAGACGTTGGCGCTATGAAGTACGAGAATCGGAAATTGAGCTGCAACATGGTATTTTCATCGTTAAGCGCACATTAATCCCGATGGTGCGTGTTCAGCACGTAGACACGGCGCAAGGGCCTATTTTGCGGAAGTACGACTTGGCTGAAATCACGGTTTCTACAGCAGCGACAAATCATACTATCCCTGCTCTTGTAATGGAAGAGGCAGATGAACTTCGTAGCAGAATATCAGCGCTTGCAAGGGTGGCGGAAGAAGATGTCTGA
- a CDS encoding LolA family protein, translating into MRSRIFALLLVAVMVILAACGAPSKEDVMKKLSGKWSDGKGYDLQATMEIKTGAEPRLYEVEVWHTKPTFYRVNVTQSGSKDSQMIVRNKEGVFVVTPSLGKTYKFQSEWPAQNSQAYLIGALSDDIKADENATMTEEDNTYVFETATRNNHKKVLPTQQIHIDKKTLLPTYVSVLDENKEEKIRITFNKITLGIERKAADYKVDMEETNTSKETEPADDEKTGLSTYYPSVVWAEGTLLDEEVVKTDTGTRSFMTFGGEKEFVIIQEPAVRPDNEMPVSVEGDPVDLGFAIAALTEKSLRWESEGVSFFIASESLTQDEMIEVAGSMKAEGMK; encoded by the coding sequence ATGCGTAGCCGGATATTTGCTCTTTTGTTAGTTGCAGTCATGGTAATCCTCGCGGCATGTGGGGCGCCGTCGAAAGAGGACGTCATGAAAAAGCTCAGTGGAAAGTGGAGTGATGGGAAAGGGTATGACTTGCAAGCGACCATGGAAATTAAGACGGGAGCAGAGCCACGTTTATATGAGGTTGAGGTCTGGCATACGAAGCCAACTTTTTATCGCGTTAACGTAACGCAGTCAGGAAGTAAGGACTCCCAAATGATCGTACGCAATAAAGAAGGTGTGTTTGTCGTCACGCCATCACTTGGTAAGACATATAAGTTCCAAAGTGAATGGCCCGCACAAAATAGTCAGGCATACTTAATTGGTGCTTTGTCAGATGATATTAAAGCTGATGAAAATGCTACGATGACCGAAGAGGATAATACCTATGTCTTTGAAACTGCAACAAGGAATAATCATAAGAAAGTTCTGCCAACCCAGCAAATTCATATTGACAAAAAGACACTCTTGCCAACGTATGTTTCAGTTCTGGATGAAAATAAAGAAGAGAAAATTCGTATCACATTTAATAAGATTACACTTGGCATCGAACGAAAGGCCGCAGATTACAAAGTAGATATGGAAGAAACCAATACGAGTAAAGAAACTGAGCCTGCGGATGATGAAAAAACAGGACTCTCCACGTACTATCCATCAGTAGTTTGGGCAGAGGGCACTCTCCTAGATGAGGAAGTGGTGAAAACGGATACTGGTACACGTTCATTTATGACGTTTGGAGGGGAAAAGGAGTTCGTCATTATACAGGAACCAGCAGTTAGACCTGATAACGAAATGCCGGTATCCGTTGAAGGAGATCCTGTCGATCTTGGATTCGCCATCGCTGCACTTACAGAAAAATCACTACGTTGGGAAAGTGAAGGTGTTTCCTTCTTCATCGCCTCTGAATCATTGACGCAAGATGAGATGATTGAAGTAGCTGGATCGATGAAAGCGGAAGGTATGAAATAA
- a CDS encoding D-alanine--D-alanine ligase, with product MKKRLGLVYGGKSAEHEVSLSTARAVTQAVDLEKYEVVPVYITYDGEWRKGKSLQSPVETLEELRLKGDGGNKPDSIHDFLNGGTDDLDVVFPLLHGTNGEDGTVQGLFEVLNVPYVGNGVLASSAGMDKVVMKQLFAQAGLKQVPYVHFIRTGWVSGQQQLVDKMEQELGWPMFVKPANLGSSVGISKATDRKSLIEAVEMALKFDRKIIVEQGVTAREIEMGVMGNDEPLCSVSGEIKPVAAFYDYEAKYKDGNTTLAIPAEVTENVEKTMEDIAVRAFKVLDCSGLVRADFFVTTENEVLINEVNTMPGFTPTSMFPLLWQKTGVTYPELIDQLIELAVERHVEKQKIQYTMD from the coding sequence ATGAAGAAAAGATTAGGTTTAGTGTACGGTGGAAAATCAGCGGAACATGAGGTGTCATTGTCGACTGCACGTGCGGTGACGCAGGCAGTAGATCTTGAAAAATATGAAGTGGTTCCGGTTTATATAACATACGATGGCGAATGGAGAAAAGGTAAATCACTTCAGAGCCCTGTTGAAACACTAGAAGAACTGCGTCTCAAAGGCGACGGTGGCAATAAGCCTGATAGCATCCATGATTTCCTGAACGGCGGAACAGATGATTTAGACGTCGTTTTCCCGCTTCTTCATGGAACGAATGGGGAAGATGGAACGGTTCAGGGACTCTTTGAAGTACTGAATGTTCCATACGTAGGGAATGGTGTACTCGCATCTTCCGCCGGAATGGACAAAGTCGTCATGAAGCAACTTTTCGCACAAGCAGGACTGAAACAAGTGCCCTATGTCCACTTCATCCGAACTGGATGGGTCAGCGGACAACAACAGTTAGTTGACAAAATGGAGCAGGAGCTCGGCTGGCCAATGTTCGTTAAACCCGCAAATCTAGGCTCTAGTGTAGGTATCAGCAAAGCGACGGACCGGAAGAGTTTAATAGAAGCAGTGGAAATGGCTCTAAAATTTGACCGGAAAATTATCGTCGAGCAAGGTGTGACTGCACGTGAAATTGAAATGGGTGTCATGGGTAACGACGAGCCATTATGCTCAGTATCGGGTGAAATAAAGCCTGTTGCCGCGTTTTACGACTATGAAGCGAAATATAAAGACGGCAACACAACACTGGCCATACCGGCAGAGGTGACAGAGAACGTCGAAAAGACAATGGAAGACATTGCTGTCCGTGCATTTAAAGTGCTTGATTGTTCAGGCCTTGTTCGCGCAGACTTTTTTGTCACAACAGAAAACGAAGTACTTATCAATGAAGTAAATACGATGCCTGGCTTTACACCGACAAGTATGTTCCCGCTTCTCTGGCAGAAAACAGGCGTGACCTATCCTGAATTAATCGATCAATTAATCGAACTTGCAGTGGAACGGCATGTGGAAAAACAAAAAATACAATATACGATGGATTGA
- a CDS encoding alpha/beta hydrolase, whose translation MKTGVLFIHGFTGGPFEVRPLVNFLKRETDWQISLPTLPGHGLPLDLGKVSADSWLMEAELALKKLQKEVDRVIVVGFSMGGLIAMYLALRYKFDKLVLLSAAAKYISPRILLKEMGTMLAKPIKAKYPPNTFYHLYEYKLTHTPLRATFEFLRIVRIIEPYYGLITTPVCIVQGEKDGIVPFTTAKHLMKTLGSEKKEFIKSPLGKHHICYSDDCDNWFNEVLRFMQEDV comes from the coding sequence ATGAAAACAGGAGTGCTGTTCATTCACGGATTCACAGGCGGTCCCTTTGAAGTGCGACCGCTTGTCAATTTTTTGAAAAGAGAAACCGATTGGCAGATTTCCTTACCGACACTCCCAGGCCACGGCCTGCCGTTGGATCTTGGAAAAGTGTCTGCTGACTCTTGGTTGATGGAAGCAGAGCTCGCGCTCAAAAAGCTACAAAAGGAAGTCGACCGCGTAATCGTGGTCGGCTTTTCGATGGGTGGGCTTATTGCCATGTATCTTGCGTTGCGGTACAAGTTCGACAAACTTGTTCTTTTAAGTGCGGCGGCAAAGTATATAAGTCCTCGCATCCTATTGAAAGAAATGGGAACCATGTTAGCGAAACCGATTAAAGCAAAATATCCGCCGAATACATTTTACCATTTATACGAATATAAATTGACCCACACGCCGCTGCGTGCCACATTCGAATTTTTACGTATCGTAAGAATAATTGAACCCTATTATGGACTTATTACAACTCCCGTATGTATCGTTCAAGGCGAGAAAGATGGAATTGTCCCGTTTACTACCGCTAAACATCTAATGAAAACACTTGGTTCCGAAAAAAAGGAATTCATAAAATCACCTCTTGGGAAGCATCATATCTGTTACAGCGATGACTGTGACAATTGGTTCAATGAAGTGCTTCGGTTCATGCAAGAAGATGTCTAG
- a CDS encoding PH domain-containing protein, whose product MSETRYKLHWITAIIEVLKTAKEAILPIIVLVFANGLNDLGSGKWYLDYLTFIIFGVLIIVFFITGIIKWKRFEYWFEDNELRIEYGLFVKKKRYIPFDRIQSLDYTEGILHRPFKLVKVKVETAGNSSSKKSEAELTAITKEAANRIEKKIAQAKTGKKEVWQENGVLAEDIQAVEEPQTKSVFTMSSKGLLILATTSGGIGIILSGVGIFLSQFAEMIPFGWMYEEISGFIKFGLLIVAIAVFLGFVLVWGLSVAMTFLAYYGFSVSLEKEDIVITRGLLEKKRMTVPLNRVQSVRIIENPFRQLFGYAAVAIDSAGGGGVEGAKINLFPLVKRTDIYGPLKEIFPDLILDEPTEKLPVRGKRFFYRVDFLWMIPAIGALTYFFFPYGLFSLLIVPVIVLFGLWQHRSAAYGISGNQLTMRFRNFSLQTAYLTKNRIQSMEMKQNYFHKRKNVATIATNIKSGMSTFRAQVHHMEEAEAEKILSWYEKNAINTEREQG is encoded by the coding sequence ATGTCTGAGACACGCTATAAGTTACACTGGATTACAGCAATTATAGAAGTGTTGAAAACGGCAAAAGAAGCAATCTTGCCGATCATTGTGCTTGTGTTCGCCAATGGTCTGAATGATTTGGGGTCTGGTAAATGGTATTTAGATTATTTAACCTTTATCATTTTCGGAGTTCTTATTATTGTATTTTTCATTACAGGAATTATTAAGTGGAAGCGTTTCGAATACTGGTTCGAAGACAATGAACTTCGTATTGAATATGGGTTATTTGTAAAAAAGAAACGTTATATTCCGTTTGACCGGATTCAAAGCCTGGATTATACGGAAGGGATTTTGCACCGGCCTTTCAAACTTGTCAAAGTAAAAGTGGAAACAGCAGGCAACTCCTCTTCCAAAAAGTCGGAAGCAGAACTGACTGCGATTACGAAAGAGGCAGCAAATAGGATTGAAAAGAAAATAGCACAGGCGAAAACTGGCAAAAAGGAAGTTTGGCAGGAAAATGGAGTGCTGGCGGAAGATATCCAGGCAGTGGAAGAACCGCAAACGAAATCCGTTTTTACGATGTCGTCAAAAGGATTGCTAATCCTGGCAACTACATCGGGCGGAATTGGGATCATTCTTTCGGGTGTTGGGATCTTCCTATCGCAGTTTGCCGAGATGATTCCGTTTGGTTGGATGTATGAAGAGATTTCGGGCTTCATCAAATTCGGTCTTCTTATCGTTGCGATTGCTGTCTTTTTAGGATTTGTTCTCGTTTGGGGGCTGTCTGTTGCGATGACATTCCTGGCGTACTATGGTTTTAGTGTTTCGCTTGAAAAAGAAGATATTGTCATTACGCGCGGTCTGCTTGAGAAAAAAAGAATGACAGTGCCGCTTAATAGGGTTCAAAGTGTGCGTATTATTGAAAATCCTTTTAGGCAGCTATTTGGCTATGCCGCTGTGGCAATTGATAGTGCGGGGGGAGGAGGAGTTGAAGGAGCGAAAATTAACTTGTTCCCTCTTGTTAAAAGAACGGATATCTACGGCCCGTTAAAAGAGATATTCCCGGATCTCATACTTGACGAACCAACGGAGAAACTCCCCGTGCGTGGAAAGCGCTTTTTCTATCGTGTCGATTTCCTATGGATGATTCCTGCAATCGGCGCATTGACGTACTTTTTCTTTCCATACGGATTGTTTTCGCTTCTTATCGTGCCGGTCATTGTCCTCTTTGGATTATGGCAGCACCGCTCAGCTGCTTATGGAATTTCTGGCAATCAGTTGACAATGCGGTTCAGGAACTTCAGCCTCCAGACGGCTTACTTGACGAAAAACAGAATTCAATCGATGGAAATGAAACAAAACTACTTCCACAAACGTAAAAATGTGGCGACAATAGCGACAAATATCAAATCGGGTATGAGTACTTTTCGCGCCCAAGTACATCATATGGAAGAAGCGGAAGCGGAGAAGATTCTTTCGTGGTATGAGAAAAACGCAATAAATACAGAAAGAGAGCAGGGGTAA
- a CDS encoding UDP-N-acetylmuramoyl-tripeptide--D-alanyl-D-alanine ligase produces MKKPLTEIAGWLQADGQNMEGEFVTGVSIDSRTAAAGDLFIPFRGEQVNGHNYVEQAIKGGAVAALWMKDEPHPPADLPLIFVEDPERALQEMARTYRDTLRCKVVGITGSNGKTSTKDLIASVLAPYFKVQKTEGNYNNELGLPLTILSLEEDTEFAILEMGMSGFGEISFLSKLAKPHFAVITNIGEAHMQDLGSRAGIAKAKFEIIDGLQEGGKLFYDGDEPLLRELIGQHPAVEAISFGHQKETTLSLVKIESGDEGSHFEVTGLLDAEFTIPVYGAHQVKNALAAILIANEATVSIADIGSALHHTSLTDMRMQPVIVENGALFINDAYNAAPTSMRAALAFIEETGLRKEKWIVLADMLELGDDEQVYHENLANEITAMDLEGIMLYGPRMKWLYEKLEKSNSETRLLWSEKDYTPIVDTLQESTGENSIVLLKGSRGMALEYIVKDLIGKGTGE; encoded by the coding sequence ATGAAAAAACCTTTAACTGAAATCGCTGGATGGTTACAAGCGGATGGGCAAAATATGGAAGGTGAGTTCGTGACAGGCGTGTCAATCGATTCACGGACTGCTGCGGCGGGAGACTTGTTCATTCCTTTTCGGGGTGAACAAGTGAACGGTCACAATTATGTGGAGCAAGCGATTAAAGGGGGCGCTGTCGCAGCTTTATGGATGAAAGACGAACCACATCCCCCTGCTGATTTGCCGCTGATTTTTGTCGAAGACCCGGAGAGGGCGCTTCAAGAAATGGCACGCACCTATCGGGATACACTCAGGTGTAAAGTCGTCGGCATTACGGGCTCAAATGGAAAAACGTCAACAAAGGACCTTATTGCAAGCGTGTTAGCTCCTTATTTCAAGGTGCAAAAAACGGAAGGCAATTATAATAACGAACTTGGTCTGCCGCTGACGATTTTGTCGCTTGAGGAAGATACCGAGTTCGCAATCTTAGAGATGGGTATGAGCGGGTTCGGAGAAATTTCATTTTTATCGAAACTAGCTAAACCGCATTTTGCTGTTATTACAAATATTGGCGAAGCGCATATGCAGGATCTAGGTTCCCGTGCAGGAATCGCTAAAGCGAAATTTGAAATTATAGACGGACTACAAGAAGGCGGTAAGTTATTCTATGATGGAGACGAACCGCTCCTGCGAGAACTTATCGGGCAACATCCAGCTGTAGAAGCTATCTCGTTCGGCCACCAAAAAGAAACGACACTGTCACTTGTGAAAATCGAATCTGGAGATGAGGGAAGTCATTTTGAAGTCACAGGTTTACTTGATGCGGAATTCACAATTCCTGTCTACGGCGCTCATCAAGTGAAAAATGCACTTGCAGCTATTCTTATTGCCAATGAAGCAACTGTCAGCATTGCTGATATTGGTTCTGCTCTGCATCATACATCGCTAACAGATATGCGCATGCAACCGGTTATTGTTGAAAATGGCGCGTTATTTATCAATGATGCCTATAATGCGGCGCCGACATCAATGCGTGCGGCACTTGCTTTCATAGAGGAAACTGGATTACGGAAAGAAAAGTGGATTGTTCTAGCTGATATGCTTGAGCTCGGAGATGACGAGCAAGTTTATCATGAAAATCTGGCTAACGAAATTACGGCGATGGATCTGGAAGGAATCATGCTCTATGGTCCGCGCATGAAGTGGTTGTATGAAAAACTGGAAAAGAGCAACAGCGAAACGCGGCTTTTATGGTCGGAAAAGGATTACACGCCAATTGTGGATACACTTCAAGAATCTACAGGCGAAAATTCAATCGTCCTATTAAAAGGCTCGCGCGGAATGGCGCTTGAGTATATTGTGAAAGACCTGATAGGTAAAGGAACAGGGGAATGA